Proteins from a single region of Anastrepha ludens isolate Willacy chromosome 5, idAnaLude1.1, whole genome shotgun sequence:
- the LOC128864525 gene encoding keratin, type II cytoskeletal 1-like, protein MKVLFTLALLIAAVSALPQFGFGPPGFYGGGPGFGSPGFGPPPPGFGRPFRGGGYGGGFGPGGGFGPGGGFGHGGGFGHGGFGPGGYGNRGGGGGGSASSSASSSASSSGGGGLGGGSSSASASSSASSSFGGGFRG, encoded by the coding sequence ATGaaagttttatttactttggCGTTGTTGATTGCAGCTGTTTCGGCGTTGCCGCAATTCGGCTTTGGTCCACCAGGCTTCTATGGTGGTGGACCTGGCTTCGGTTCACCTGGTTTCGGTCCTCCACCACCCGGTTTCGGCCGGCCTTTTAGAGGCGGAGGCTATGGTGGAGGTTTTGGCCCTGGTGGAGGCTTTGGTCCTGGTGGAGGTTTTGGCCATGGTGGAGGTTTTGGCCATGGCGGCTTCGGTCCAGGCGGTTACGGTAatcgtggtggtggtggtggtggaagTGCTTCATCCTCAGCTTCGTCGAGCGCGAGTTCGTCTGGTGGTGGCGGTCTAGGCGGTGGTTCTTCGTCAGCGTCCGCTTCATCTTCGGCGTCGTCTTCCTTCGGTGGTGGCTTCCGCGGCTAA